A portion of the Borrelia hispanica CRI genome contains these proteins:
- a CDS encoding variable large family protein, whose translation MIKNEIKGKKEVKRVKMVKVMMVVMGCNSGVLKAEQGKNKFLQSLVNVSNEFLNVFTSFGDMVGSVLGFSTETKKSDVGKYFKKVQETVEGTKTALEQIVVDMKTGGNPNFAATETSVKKLVSDTLDKIINGAKTAKEAIGNAGEFIANVATAGAAQNNGGAGDVDKLVKGIKDIVDVVLKGKGNAEAGDNNKAEDLAIRNNSGAIKLFASDNSGGNEDNTKKLAADASKAVGAVTGADILQAMIKDNGAAAKLAKNSSNNAANVDGVAAPKDAEVAGGIALRAIAKGGKFANANNSDAGGVIASTIKGAAISAVTKVLDTLTIAIRSTIDSGLKEVKEAMKINANATPVVSDKDASGAKN comes from the coding sequence ATGATAAAAAATGAAATAAAAGGTAAGAAGGAAGTAAAAAGGGTAAAAATGGTAAAAGTGATGATGGTGGTGATGGGATGTAATAGTGGAGTATTAAAAGCAGAGCAAGGGAAGAATAAATTTTTGCAGTCATTAGTTAATGTAAGTAATGAGTTTTTGAATGTTTTCACTTCATTTGGGGATATGGTGGGGAGTGTATTGGGGTTTAGTACTGAGACTAAGAAGTCAGATGTGGGGAAATATTTTAAGAAAGTCCAGGAGACTGTAGAAGGAACTAAAACAGCACTTGAACAAATTGTTGTTGATATGAAGACAGGGGGAAATCCTAATTTTGCGGCTACTGAGACTTCAGTAAAGAAGTTAGTTAGTGACACACTTGATAAGATAATTAACGGAGCAAAGACTGCTAAAGAGGCTATTGGTAATGCTGGTGAATTCATTGCTAATGTTGCTACTGCTGGTGCTGCTCAGAATAATGGAGGTGCTGGGGATGTTGATAAACTAGTAAAGGGAATTAAAGATATTGTAGATGTAGTGCTTAAAGGTAAAGGCAATGCTGAGGCGGGAGATAATAACAAAGCTGAGGATCTTGCTATAAGAAATAATAGTGGGGCCATTAAATTATTTGCTTCTGATAATTCTGGTGGCAATGAAGATAATACAAAAAAATTAGCAGCAGACGCCTCTAAAGCAGTAGGAGCGGTAACCGGTGCTGATATATTGCAAGCCATGATTAAGGACAATGGTGCTGCTGCTAAGTTAGCTAAAAATTCTTCTAATAATGCAGCTAATGTTGATGGTGTTGCTGCACCTAAAGATGCAGAAGTTGCAGGAGGTATAGCATTGCGAGCGATTGCAAAGGGTGGTAAGTTTGCTAATGCTAATAATTCTGATGCAGGAGGAGTTATTGCTTCTACAATTAAAGGAGCAGCAATAAGTGCAGTAACTAAAGTATTGGATACACTCACAATAGCAATAAGAAGTACAATAGATTCAGGACTTAAAGAGGTAAAAGAAGCAATGAAAATTAATGCTAATGCTACTCCTGTGGTGTCTGATAAGGATGCTTCTGGTGCTAAAAATTAG